Proteins encoded by one window of Rattus rattus isolate New Zealand chromosome 10, Rrattus_CSIRO_v1, whole genome shotgun sequence:
- the LOC116911192 gene encoding nuclear receptor corepressor 1-like: MENTRQTILNDYITSQQMQVNLRPDVARGLSPREQPLGLPYPATRGIIDLTNMPPTILVPHAGGTSTPPMDRITYIPGTQITFPPRPYNAASLSPGHPTHLAAAASAEREREREREKERERERERERERERERERERERERITAAPTDLYLRPGQ, from the exons ATGGAGAATACAAGACAGACAATCCTAAATGATTACATTACCTCACAGCAGATGCAAGTGAATTTGCGCCCTGACGTTGCCAGGGGACTGTCCCCACGAGAGCAGCCACTGGGTCTCCCTTATCCAGCTACAAGAG GAATCATTGACCTGACCAATATGCCTCCAACAATTTTAGTGCCTCATGCAGGGGGAACAAGCACTCCTCCCATGGACAGAATCACTTATATCCCTGGTACACAGATTACTTTCCCTCCGAGGCCATACAATGCTGCTTCTTTGTCTCCAG GACACCCGACACACCTTGCAGCAGCTGCAAGTGCTGAGAGAGAACGAGAgcgggaaagggagaaggagcgagagagagagcgagagcgtgAGCGTGAGCGCGAACGCGAACGTGAACGTGAGCGTGAGCGTGAAAGGATCACTGCTGCTCCCACTGACCTCTACCTACGACCAGGTCAGTAG